DNA sequence from the Sulfurimonas sp. HSL3-7 genome:
GCCGATGGCCGAAAGAGCTGAGAGGTTGTCGGTAAGATCAACTTCCAAAAGTTCCCGGTTATCGTACTCTTCAAGTTTGATACTTTTATAGAACATCATCCGCTCAATAAAGAGCCACAATGCAACCACGCTCATGATCGCCAGTGTCCCCATGACACCATAATCAAGTACCTCTTCTGCTAACGCCAGCCATGCCGTTGAATCCATTTACGCTACTCCTGAAAAGTCTAGCTGCATTGTCGTACCCTTATCTTTTTTTGAGTTGACATGCAGTTTTATTTTATAACGATCACAATAGTTCTTGACCAGACCCAGTCCGATGCCAAAACCAAGATCACTCTCGTCGCTCTGATAATACCTGTCGAAGATCTGGAAGAGTTCAACTTCATCCATTCCCCGCCCTTTGTCGCTGATAGACAGCTTCTTATTCTTGATAACGATACTGATCTCAGCATTTTTCGGTGAGTATTTCACACTGTTGTCAATAATATTGTCGATCACCTTTGCTAGGCCTATTCTATCGATATTTACACTAATAGATTCTAAATCTTCCTCAAACCGGGCATTGCTGTAGAGTGGCTTCAACAGCCTCAACCGTTCTACCACCAGATCTGCCACATCAAAGGTCTCAATCCGTTCACGCTGCATCTGCTTTTTGATCAGATAGTCAAGCTCTTTGTAGCGCTCTTCAAGCATGCCGCATGCCGCTTCAATGCGGTGGAAGCGTTTAAGCGCG
Encoded proteins:
- a CDS encoding HAMP domain-containing sensor histidine kinase, whose amino-acid sequence is MSAGSGIVLFRNVEIVILVFFVITTLLIISLFAYLQEAVSPPYLVSIITALVLIAGVAIAKLSIEPLREHFDQLEHFSREILHELNLPINTIMTNTAMLKKNIEDERALKRFHRIEAACGMLEERYKELDYLIKKQMQRERIETFDVADLVVERLRLLKPLYSNARFEEDLESISVNIDRIGLAKVIDNIIDNSVKYSPKNAEISIVIKNKKLSISDKGRGMDEVELFQIFDRYYQSDESDLGFGIGLGLVKNYCDRYKIKLHVNSKKDKGTTMQLDFSGVA